One part of the Lachnospiraceae bacterium JLR.KK002 genome encodes these proteins:
- a CDS encoding AAA family ATPase, whose protein sequence is MARTVAIGVQNFEKMITNHCFYVDKTDFIREWWERKDDVTLITRPRRFGKTLNMSMTEQFFSVDYQNRGDLFEGLSIWKDKNYQKLQGTYPVISLSFANVKEANYADTRKKICQMIAELYMKYSFLLKEKCLEGGEREFFSRITTDMDDVDATMAVHYLSKYLYRYYGKKVIILLDEYDTPMQEAYVGGYWKDLAAFTRSMFNAMFKTNPWLERAIMTGITRVSKESIFSDLNNLKVVSATSEEYADSFGFTEKEVFAALDECGLGPEQEEVKRWYDGFIFGGNSGIYNPWSVLNFLDTGKYHTYWANTSSNSLVSKLLREGNRSIKEKFEELLQGRSIRTPVDEQIAYHQLDENETAIWSLLLAAGYLKVLNHEGEEELEYGEEVRYELALTNYEVERMFHGMVRGWFRSVDADYNDFVRAMLQGDIRGMNVYMNEISLEIFSSFDTGKRPSSRTPERFYHGFVLGLLVDLRRRYVITSNRESGYGRYDVMLEPRNPKEDDAVLLEFKVFDQTEEATLQDTVEAALRQIEEKDYAAQLLVRGIPKARIHRYGFAFQGKKVLIGTG, encoded by the coding sequence ATGGCGAGAACGGTAGCAATCGGGGTGCAGAATTTTGAAAAAATGATTACAAATCATTGTTTTTATGTGGATAAAACAGACTTTATCCGTGAATGGTGGGAGAGAAAAGATGATGTAACTCTGATTACACGTCCCCGTCGTTTTGGAAAGACCCTGAATATGAGTATGACAGAGCAGTTCTTCTCGGTGGATTATCAGAACAGAGGAGATTTGTTTGAGGGGCTTTCCATCTGGAAGGATAAAAATTATCAGAAGCTGCAGGGAACATATCCTGTGATTAGCCTGTCGTTTGCCAATGTGAAAGAAGCTAATTATGCCGATACCAGAAAAAAGATATGCCAGATGATTGCAGAATTATATATGAAATATTCATTTCTCCTGAAAGAAAAATGCCTGGAAGGGGGAGAACGGGAGTTTTTCAGCCGGATTACCACAGATATGGATGATGTGGACGCCACAATGGCTGTACATTATCTTTCAAAATATCTGTATCGCTACTATGGAAAAAAGGTTATTATTCTTCTGGACGAGTATGATACTCCCATGCAGGAGGCGTATGTGGGCGGCTACTGGAAGGATTTGGCTGCTTTTACCAGGAGTATGTTCAATGCCATGTTTAAAACCAATCCATGGCTGGAGCGGGCCATTATGACTGGAATTACCAGAGTCAGTAAGGAGTCCATTTTCTCGGACCTTAACAATTTAAAAGTGGTTTCTGCCACATCGGAGGAGTACGCTGATTCTTTTGGTTTTACAGAAAAAGAGGTTTTTGCAGCACTGGATGAATGTGGTCTGGGACCAGAACAGGAAGAAGTAAAGCGCTGGTATGACGGTTTTATTTTCGGAGGAAATTCCGGTATCTATAATCCATGGTCTGTTCTGAATTTTCTGGATACCGGAAAGTATCATACTTATTGGGCGAATACCAGTTCAAACAGTCTGGTAAGCAAGCTGCTGCGGGAGGGAAACCGCAGTATAAAGGAGAAGTTTGAAGAACTGCTGCAGGGAAGAAGTATTCGGACGCCTGTGGATGAGCAAATTGCGTATCATCAGCTGGATGAAAATGAGACCGCAATCTGGAGCCTGCTTCTGGCAGCCGGATATTTGAAAGTGCTGAATCATGAAGGAGAAGAAGAACTGGAATATGGTGAAGAGGTCCGATATGAGCTGGCTCTTACCAATTATGAGGTGGAGCGGATGTTTCATGGTATGGTGCGCGGATGGTTCCGGAGTGTGGATGCAGATTACAATGATTTTGTCAGAGCAATGCTGCAGGGTGATATCAGGGGAATGAATGTCTATATGAATGAAATCAGCCTGGAAATATTCAGCAGTTTTGATACGGGAAAAAGACCTTCATCCAGAACGCCGGAACGTTTTTACCATGGATTTGTGCTTGGACTGCTTGTGGATTTGCGAAGACGTTACGTGATTACCTCTAACAGGGAGAGCGGTTATGGCAGATATGATGTGATGCTTGAGCCAAGAAATCCGAAAGAGGATGATGCGGTGTTACTGGAATTTAAGGTGTTTGACCAGACCGAAGAAGCCACGCTGCAGGATACGGTGGAAGCTGCCCTTCGCCAGATTGAGGAAAAAGACTATGCAGCGCAGCTCCTTGTACGGGGAATTCCAAAAGCACGGATTCATCGTTATGGTTTTGCATTTCAGGGAAAGAAAGTGCTGATAGGAACAGGATAA
- a CDS encoding L-threonylcarbamoyladenylate synthase, producing the protein METVIVNVTEGKQNKERIREYVHAAGQIICQGGLVAFPTETVYGLGADALNPQASRRIYEAKGRPSDNPLIVHISSMEALEQIAVRVPEQARKLAEIFWPGPLTMIFEKQETVPLETTGGLKTVAVRMPDHPVALALIEAGGGFIAAPSANRSGRPSPTEAEHVAQDMEGRIPMILDGGPVGIGLESTIVDFSEEIPMILRPGYITEEMIRGVIGELRTDPGLNPEDSEIRPKAPGMKYRHYAPAGELILVSGAGEKVREKINELAGKEEVKGRTVGIISTDETRGGYRYGIVKSIGTRADEDTIARHLYRILREFDELNAEIIYSESFSTAGIGQAIMNRLLKAAGHHVIEV; encoded by the coding sequence ATGGAAACAGTAATTGTAAATGTTACGGAAGGCAAACAGAATAAAGAGCGAATCAGAGAATACGTCCATGCAGCAGGTCAGATTATCTGTCAGGGGGGACTGGTGGCCTTTCCCACGGAGACAGTATATGGACTGGGAGCGGATGCCCTGAACCCACAGGCTTCCCGCAGAATCTATGAAGCCAAAGGACGTCCCTCGGATAATCCGCTGATTGTACATATTTCCAGTATGGAAGCATTGGAACAAATTGCTGTAAGGGTGCCGGAACAGGCCCGGAAGCTGGCAGAAATATTCTGGCCGGGGCCGCTGACCATGATTTTTGAAAAACAGGAAACTGTTCCGCTGGAAACCACCGGAGGCCTTAAGACAGTGGCGGTGCGTATGCCGGATCATCCGGTGGCGCTGGCATTGATAGAAGCAGGCGGCGGATTTATCGCCGCGCCCAGCGCAAACCGTTCCGGCAGGCCGAGCCCCACCGAAGCGGAACATGTGGCTCAGGACATGGAGGGCCGGATTCCCATGATTCTGGACGGAGGCCCGGTGGGGATTGGCCTTGAGTCTACTATTGTGGATTTTTCAGAGGAAATCCCCATGATTTTAAGGCCTGGCTATATTACGGAAGAAATGATACGGGGTGTAATCGGGGAACTCCGGACAGATCCGGGACTTAATCCGGAAGATTCGGAGATTCGTCCCAAAGCACCGGGAATGAAGTACAGGCATTATGCCCCTGCAGGAGAACTGATTCTGGTGTCCGGAGCCGGAGAAAAAGTACGGGAAAAAATCAATGAACTGGCCGGGAAAGAGGAAGTAAAAGGCAGAACGGTGGGAATTATAAGTACTGATGAGACCAGAGGCGGATACCGTTACGGCATTGTAAAAAGCATTGGAACCAGGGCGGATGAGGATACCATTGCCCGGCATTTATACAGAATTTTAAGGGAATTTGATGAGCTGAATGCGGAAATCATATATTCAGAAAGTTTTTCCACAGCCGGAATCGGACAGGCGATTATGAACCGTCTGCTGAAAGCGGCCGGACATCATGTAATAGAAGTATAA
- a CDS encoding phosphotyrosine protein phosphatase, producing the protein MKRYSKIIFVCNSGTARAPMAEAIMKEYILKFPMEIESRGLVVLFPEPLNQKVEAVLISNGINGENQMSKQLAPEDLVPEHLIITMEAAQKQKILEEYEESAGVDVEVLTDLTGDELEILNPYGGTLQSYGICYETLNKTIRKLVNLINEGEETYGKSDNYGTSADSA; encoded by the coding sequence ATGAAAAGATACAGTAAAATTATTTTCGTATGTAACAGCGGTACAGCGCGTGCACCTATGGCAGAGGCCATTATGAAAGAATATATCCTGAAATTTCCCATGGAAATAGAGAGCCGGGGACTGGTGGTGCTGTTTCCGGAGCCTTTGAACCAGAAGGTGGAGGCGGTGTTAATCAGCAACGGTATCAATGGGGAAAATCAGATGTCGAAACAGCTTGCCCCGGAAGATCTGGTTCCGGAACATCTGATTATTACCATGGAAGCTGCTCAGAAACAGAAGATACTGGAAGAATATGAAGAAAGCGCCGGCGTGGATGTGGAGGTACTGACAGATTTAACGGGAGATGAGCTGGAGATTCTCAATCCCTATGGAGGGACGCTGCAGTCCTATGGAATCTGCTATGAAACCCTGAATAAAACCATACGAAAGCTGGTAAATCTAATAAACGAAGGAGAAGAAACATATGGGAAAAGTGACAATTATGGAACATCCGCTGATTCAGCATAA
- the upp gene encoding uracil phosphoribosyltransferase, whose product MGKVTIMEHPLIQHKIGWLRRSSTGSRDFRGMVGEIAMLMCYEATRNLELTDIEIETPICTATVRELKGKKLAVVPILRAGLGMVDGMLAMIPAAKVGHIGLYRDPDTLEPVEYYCKLPEDCPEREVFVVDPMLATGGSAVAAIQMLKEKGVRNIHFLCIIAAPEGVEAMKQAHPDVDLYVGALDEGLNDHGYIVPGLGDAGDRIFGTK is encoded by the coding sequence ATGGGAAAAGTGACAATTATGGAACATCCGCTGATTCAGCATAAAATTGGCTGGCTGCGCAGAAGTTCTACCGGTTCCAGGGATTTTCGGGGAATGGTGGGAGAGATTGCCATGCTGATGTGCTATGAGGCCACCAGGAATCTGGAACTTACGGATATAGAGATTGAGACGCCAATCTGTACTGCAACTGTCAGGGAATTAAAAGGAAAGAAACTGGCGGTAGTTCCCATTCTGCGGGCAGGCCTTGGCATGGTGGACGGAATGCTGGCCATGATTCCGGCGGCAAAGGTGGGCCATATCGGATTATACCGGGATCCGGACACGCTGGAGCCCGTGGAATATTACTGTAAACTGCCGGAGGACTGTCCGGAGCGGGAAGTGTTTGTAGTGGACCCCATGCTGGCCACAGGAGGCTCCGCAGTAGCTGCTATTCAGATGCTGAAGGAAAAAGGCGTCAGAAATATACATTTTCTCTGTATTATCGCAGCGCCGGAAGGGGTGGAGGCCATGAAGCAGGCCCATCCGGATGTGGATTTGTATGTGGGAGCCCTGGATGAGGGGCTGAATGACCATGGTTATATCGTTCCCGGTCTGGGAGATGCGGGAGACCGGATTTTCGGCACAAAATAA
- a CDS encoding dCMP deaminase family protein: MSSKRQDYLSWDEYFMGVAMLSAMRSKDPGTQVGACIVSPDNKILSMGYNGFPAGCSDDEFPWNREGEPLDNKYFYTTHSELNAILNYRGGSLEGAKLYVSLFPCNECAKAIIQAGIRTVVYDSDKYRDTPSVIASRRMLDAAGVRYYQYTHTNREVKMVL, from the coding sequence ATGAGCAGTAAGAGACAGGATTATCTTAGCTGGGATGAGTATTTTATGGGAGTGGCAATGCTCTCCGCCATGCGCTCCAAAGATCCGGGCACACAGGTGGGAGCCTGCATTGTCAGTCCGGACAATAAAATTCTGTCCATGGGTTACAACGGGTTCCCTGCGGGATGTTCCGATGATGAATTTCCCTGGAACCGGGAAGGGGAGCCCCTGGACAATAAATACTTCTATACGACCCACAGTGAATTAAACGCTATTCTGAATTACCGGGGCGGCAGCCTGGAAGGGGCGAAACTCTATGTTTCCCTGTTTCCCTGCAATGAATGCGCCAAGGCGATTATCCAGGCAGGTATCAGGACCGTGGTATATGACAGTGACAAATACAGGGACACTCCTTCGGTGATTGCTTCCAGGCGGATGCTGGATGCGGCAGGCGTGCGGTATTATCAGTATACCCATACAAACCGGGAAGTGAAGATGGTTCTGTAA
- a CDS encoding AtpZ/AtpI family protein gives MKYKKSVYRSLTLITQFGINMLVPIFLCVLAGVYIGKKFSIDWITIPLFAVGALAGFRNIFIMARKIYSEDTSSRRHGTSGEQHNQKEKDTVHVKKD, from the coding sequence GTGAAATACAAAAAAAGCGTATATCGTTCTCTCACATTAATTACGCAGTTTGGAATCAACATGCTGGTACCAATTTTTTTGTGTGTGCTGGCAGGGGTTTACATCGGAAAGAAATTTTCCATAGACTGGATTACGATTCCGTTGTTTGCAGTGGGAGCTCTGGCCGGATTCCGCAATATTTTCATTATGGCCAGGAAAATTTATTCCGAAGATACATCTTCCCGGCGTCATGGGACTTCCGGGGAGCAGCATAATCAGAAAGAAAAGGATACCGTTCATGTTAAGAAGGATTAA
- the atpB gene encoding F0F1 ATP synthase subunit A codes for MQSSILLSSGADIDIMVHGLFSYELFGHTFWITTTHVSILIVMIILIGFSLAANRAMKHASDVPGGFQNVVELIVEKLDGMVHGVMGKSGGKFVNYVGTIFIFILVSNLSGLFGLRPPTADYGVTLPLALLSFILIHFNQFKYQTPKAIWTDMCSPLPPWLPIWFPINLISEIAVPISLSLRLFANVLSGTIIMALIYALLSKGAYFWPGALHAYFDVFSGCIQTYVFCMLTMTYISNAIGEEE; via the coding sequence GTGCAGAGTTCAATTTTACTGTCTTCCGGAGCAGACATTGATATTATGGTACACGGTCTGTTTTCCTACGAGCTGTTTGGACATACCTTCTGGATTACCACAACCCATGTGAGCATTTTAATTGTTATGATAATTCTGATCGGGTTTTCGCTTGCAGCCAACCGTGCCATGAAACATGCATCAGATGTACCGGGAGGCTTTCAGAATGTGGTGGAACTGATTGTGGAAAAACTGGACGGCATGGTTCACGGCGTTATGGGAAAAAGCGGCGGGAAATTTGTCAACTATGTGGGAACCATATTTATATTTATCCTGGTGTCCAACCTTTCCGGCCTGTTCGGACTGCGGCCGCCCACAGCGGATTACGGTGTAACCCTGCCGCTGGCGCTGCTGAGTTTTATCCTGATTCATTTTAATCAGTTTAAATATCAGACGCCAAAGGCCATATGGACAGATATGTGTTCCCCGCTGCCGCCATGGCTGCCAATCTGGTTTCCGATTAACCTGATCAGTGAAATCGCAGTGCCGATTTCTCTGTCTCTGCGTTTGTTTGCAAACGTACTGTCAGGAACCATTATTATGGCATTGATTTATGCGCTGCTGTCAAAGGGTGCATATTTCTGGCCAGGAGCATTACATGCGTACTTTGATGTATTTTCAGGCTGTATCCAGACGTATGTATTCTGTATGCTGACCATGACATACATCAGCAATGCAATCGGAGAGGAAGAGTAA
- the atpE gene encoding ATP synthase F0 subunit C, with product MDNITGAELIRACSAIGAGLAVIAGIGPGIGQGIAAGHAASAVGRNPGAKSDITSTMLLGQAVAETTGLYGLLVAILLMFVQPLK from the coding sequence ATGGATAACATTACAGGAGCAGAATTAATCAGAGCTTGTTCAGCAATCGGTGCAGGTCTTGCGGTTATCGCAGGTATCGGACCTGGTATTGGACAGGGTATCGCAGCAGGACATGCGGCATCCGCAGTAGGAAGAAATCCGGGAGCAAAATCAGACATTACTTCTACCATGCTTTTAGGTCAGGCGGTAGCGGAGACAACCGGTCTGTATGGTTTGCTGGTTGCAATCCTTCTGATGTTTGTGCAGCCGTTAAAATAA
- the atpF gene encoding F0F1 ATP synthase subunit B: MEQLFGLNPQLLHDTVLSILAILFLFTLMSYLLFNPAKKMLKDRQDRIKNDIDTAKKDREEAAAVKAEYDAKIRGIEKEAEEILSEARQKALKNETRIVDEAKEEAARIIKRANEEALLEKKRIMDEAKQEMITIASMMAGKVVTASIDTSIQDALVEETLKEIGESTWQS; encoded by the coding sequence TTGGAACAGTTATTTGGCTTAAATCCGCAGCTTTTGCATGACACGGTTCTCTCGATTCTTGCCATATTGTTTCTGTTTACCTTAATGTCTTATCTGCTGTTTAATCCGGCAAAGAAGATGTTGAAGGACAGACAGGACCGCATTAAGAATGATATTGACACCGCAAAGAAGGACAGGGAAGAAGCTGCTGCTGTCAAAGCGGAATATGATGCAAAAATCAGAGGAATCGAAAAAGAAGCTGAGGAAATCTTAAGTGAGGCCCGCCAGAAAGCCCTGAAAAATGAAACCAGGATTGTAGATGAGGCGAAGGAAGAAGCTGCCCGTATCATAAAACGTGCCAACGAAGAAGCATTGCTGGAGAAGAAACGTATTATGGACGAGGCAAAACAGGAAATGATTACCATTGCTTCCATGATGGCAGGCAAGGTAGTGACAGCCTCCATTGATACATCCATTCAGGACGCGCTGGTGGAGGAGACATTGAAGGAAATAGGTGAGAGCACATGGCAAAGCTAG
- the atpH gene encoding ATP synthase F1 subunit delta, protein MAKLVSKTYGDALFELAVESGQVDEMLEEARSIQQILREDNELSKLMNHPKIVKEEKIEILERIFKGRAHDEITGLMRLLVSRGHYGEMESVFTYFIDQVKEYKNIGTAYVTAPMPLADSQKEQIKQKLLETTRYVEFEMHYDVDESLIGGMVIRIGDRVVDSSVKHKLQSLTRELSKIQLKVGECAP, encoded by the coding sequence ATGGCAAAGCTAGTATCCAAAACATATGGGGATGCACTGTTTGAGCTTGCTGTGGAATCTGGTCAGGTGGATGAAATGTTGGAAGAAGCAAGAAGCATACAGCAGATTCTTCGTGAAGACAACGAGCTTTCCAAACTGATGAATCACCCGAAAATCGTAAAAGAAGAAAAAATAGAGATTCTGGAACGGATTTTTAAGGGCAGAGCCCATGATGAAATCACCGGGCTTATGCGTCTGCTTGTTTCCAGGGGTCACTATGGTGAAATGGAATCTGTATTCACATATTTCATTGACCAGGTAAAGGAATATAAAAACATCGGCACTGCTTATGTGACTGCACCCATGCCGCTTGCAGACAGTCAGAAAGAGCAGATTAAGCAGAAATTACTGGAAACCACCCGCTATGTGGAATTTGAAATGCATTACGATGTGGATGAAAGTTTAATCGGCGGCATGGTAATTCGGATTGGTGACAGAGTGGTGGACAGCAGTGTGAAACATAAACTGCAGAGCCTTACCAGGGAATTATCAAAAATACAGTTGAAAGTAGGTGAATGCGCTCCATGA
- the atpA gene encoding F0F1 ATP synthase subunit alpha codes for MNLKPEEISSVIKEQVKRYASQLEVSDVGTVIQVADGIARIHGLENAMQGELLEFPGEVYGMVLNLEEDNVGAVLLGDHKNINEGDTVKTTGRVVEVPVGDAMTGRVVNALGQPIDGKGPIETTKFRQIERVASGVISRKSVDTPLQTGIKAIDSMVPIGRGQRELIIGDRQTGKTAIAVDTIINQKGQGVKCIYVAIGQKASTVATIVKTFEEFGAMDYTTVVASTASELAPLQYIAPYAGCAIGEEWMEKGEDVLVVYDDLSKHATAYRTLSLLLRRPPGREAYPGDVFYLHSRLLERAARLSEKLGGGSLTALPIIETQAGDVSAYIPTNVISITDGQIYLETEMFNAGFRPAINAGLSVSRVGGSAQIKAMKKIAAPIRVELAQYRELAAFAQFGSELDADTTEKLAQGERIREMLKQPQYRPMPVEYQVMIIYAATKKYLLDVPVESILRFEQELFEFVDTKYPEIPESIRRDKEIKEETETVLVKAIEECKAQFK; via the coding sequence ATGAATTTAAAACCGGAGGAAATAAGTTCAGTTATAAAAGAGCAGGTGAAACGGTATGCGTCTCAGCTTGAAGTATCGGACGTCGGTACGGTAATTCAGGTGGCAGACGGAATTGCCCGTATTCACGGTCTTGAAAATGCCATGCAGGGCGAGTTATTGGAATTTCCCGGAGAAGTCTATGGAATGGTATTGAACCTGGAAGAAGATAATGTGGGCGCCGTATTGCTGGGCGACCATAAGAATATCAATGAAGGGGATACCGTTAAGACAACGGGAAGAGTGGTTGAGGTTCCGGTAGGCGACGCCATGACCGGACGCGTAGTCAACGCACTGGGACAGCCCATCGACGGAAAGGGCCCCATTGAAACCACAAAATTCAGACAGATAGAAAGAGTGGCATCCGGTGTTATCTCCAGAAAGTCCGTAGATACACCGCTGCAGACAGGTATTAAGGCTATTGACTCCATGGTGCCTATCGGACGGGGACAGCGTGAGCTGATCATCGGAGACCGCCAGACGGGAAAAACAGCCATTGCGGTGGATACCATTATTAACCAGAAGGGACAGGGTGTAAAATGTATTTACGTTGCCATTGGACAGAAGGCTTCTACCGTTGCAACTATTGTAAAGACATTTGAAGAGTTTGGCGCTATGGACTATACCACCGTGGTTGCTTCCACTGCCAGCGAGCTGGCTCCCTTACAGTATATTGCACCATATGCAGGATGTGCGATTGGTGAGGAGTGGATGGAAAAAGGCGAGGATGTGCTGGTTGTCTATGATGACCTGAGCAAACATGCTACCGCATACCGTACCCTTTCCCTGCTTCTGAGACGTCCGCCCGGACGTGAGGCGTATCCCGGAGACGTATTTTACCTGCACTCCAGGCTGCTGGAACGTGCGGCCAGATTATCTGAAAAATTAGGAGGCGGTTCTCTGACAGCACTGCCCATTATTGAGACACAGGCAGGAGACGTTTCCGCCTATATTCCCACGAATGTAATTTCCATTACAGACGGTCAGATTTATCTGGAAACAGAAATGTTCAACGCAGGTTTCCGCCCGGCAATCAATGCGGGTCTGTCCGTATCGCGAGTAGGCGGTTCCGCACAGATTAAGGCTATGAAGAAGATTGCGGCTCCCATCCGTGTGGAGCTGGCACAGTACCGTGAGCTGGCAGCATTTGCTCAGTTCGGCTCTGAACTGGATGCGGATACTACGGAGAAGCTGGCACAGGGTGAAAGAATCCGTGAAATGTTAAAGCAGCCTCAGTACAGACCCATGCCGGTAGAATATCAGGTTATGATTATTTATGCGGCTACGAAGAAATATCTTCTGGATGTACCTGTGGAATCCATTCTCAGATTCGAGCAGGAGCTGTTTGAATTTGTGGATACCAAATATCCGGAAATTCCGGAATCAATCCGCAGAGATAAAGAAATCAAAGAAGAAACGGAAACCGTACTTGTAAAAGCCATTGAGGAATGTAAGGCACAATTTAAGTAG
- the atpG gene encoding ATP synthase F1 subunit gamma: MASMRDIKRRKGSIQSTQQITKAMKLVSTVKLQKAKNRAEQSNPYFNYMYQTVTSMLARSGNMSHPYLKAGSSQKKAIITIASNRGLAGGYNSNIVKLVTDSGIPREEAQIYIIGRKAKESLQRKGYEMKGDYSDVIEGPTYEDASAICKEVLGAFTRGEIGEIYLAYTHFKNTVSHEPTLMKLLPVEFDEAELKEADSNVLMNYEPNEEEALDLIIPKYMTSLFYGALVEAVASENGARMQAMDSATSNAEEMISDLTLKYNRARQGSITQELTEIIAGAEAIS, from the coding sequence ATGGCGTCCATGAGGGACATTAAAAGAAGAAAAGGCAGCATACAAAGTACGCAGCAAATCACAAAAGCCATGAAGCTCGTTTCTACCGTTAAACTGCAGAAAGCGAAAAACCGTGCGGAGCAGTCCAATCCATATTTTAATTACATGTATCAGACTGTAACCTCAATGCTTGCAAGGTCAGGAAATATGAGCCATCCCTATCTGAAAGCGGGAAGCTCTCAGAAGAAAGCAATCATTACCATTGCCTCCAACCGGGGACTGGCCGGCGGATACAATTCCAATATTGTGAAGCTGGTTACCGACAGCGGTATTCCCAGAGAAGAAGCTCAGATTTACATTATCGGGCGTAAGGCGAAGGAATCCCTGCAGCGGAAAGGCTATGAGATGAAGGGGGACTATTCGGACGTAATCGAGGGCCCCACTTATGAAGATGCTTCCGCAATCTGCAAGGAAGTTCTGGGTGCTTTTACCAGAGGGGAAATCGGGGAAATTTACCTTGCATATACCCATTTTAAAAATACCGTCAGCCATGAACCCACTCTGATGAAATTGCTTCCGGTGGAATTTGACGAAGCAGAACTGAAAGAGGCGGACAGCAATGTGCTGATGAATTATGAGCCCAATGAGGAAGAGGCACTGGATTTAATTATACCCAAGTACATGACAAGCCTTTTCTATGGTGCGCTGGTGGAAGCGGTTGCCAGTGAAAACGGCGCCAGAATGCAGGCGATGGATTCCGCAACAAGCAATGCAGAAGAAATGATCAGTGATTTGACATTGAAATATAACAGAGCGCGTCAGGGCTCTATTACACAGGAGCTGACAGAGATTATTGCCGGCGCCGAGGCCATATCTTAA
- the atpD gene encoding F0F1 ATP synthase subunit beta: MADKNIGKITQIIGAVLDIKFSEGSLPEINEAINIPLEGGKRLVVEVSQHLGDDTVRCIAMGSTDGLVRGMDAEATGASITIPVGEQTLGRMFNVLGEPIDEVAPPKNVEYMPIHRKAPTFEEQATSTEMLETGIKVVDLLCPYQKGGKIGLFGGAGVGKTVLIQELIHNIATEHDGYSVFTGVGERTREGNDLYYEMKESGVIDKTCMVFGQMNEPPGARMRVGLTGLTMAEYFRDKGGKDVLLFIDNIFRFTQAGSEVSALLGRMPSAVGYQPTLQTEMGALQERITSTKNGSITSVQAVYVPADDLTDPAPATTFAHLDATTTLSRSIAELGIYPAVDPLDSTSRILDPRVVGQEHFEVARGVQEILQRYKELQDIIAILGMDELSEDDKLVVNRARKVQRFLSQPFFVATQFTGMDGKYVPIAETLRGFKEILEGKHDDVPEGHFLNAGSIDEVRARMK; this comes from the coding sequence ATGGCAGATAAGAATATAGGTAAAATCACTCAGATTATCGGTGCTGTTTTGGATATCAAGTTTTCTGAAGGCAGCCTGCCGGAAATCAACGAAGCAATCAATATTCCGCTGGAAGGCGGAAAGCGTCTGGTTGTGGAGGTTTCTCAGCATCTGGGTGATGATACGGTAAGGTGTATTGCCATGGGTTCTACAGACGGACTGGTCCGGGGCATGGATGCGGAAGCAACGGGAGCCTCTATTACCATTCCGGTTGGCGAGCAGACACTGGGACGTATGTTCAATGTGCTGGGCGAGCCCATTGACGAAGTAGCGCCGCCGAAAAATGTGGAATACATGCCGATTCACAGAAAAGCTCCCACATTTGAGGAACAGGCTACTTCCACGGAAATGCTGGAGACCGGTATCAAAGTCGTTGACCTGCTCTGCCCCTACCAGAAAGGTGGAAAGATTGGTCTGTTCGGCGGAGCCGGCGTGGGCAAAACCGTGCTGATTCAGGAATTAATCCATAACATTGCCACAGAGCATGACGGATACTCCGTATTTACCGGCGTAGGTGAGAGAACACGTGAAGGAAACGACCTTTACTATGAAATGAAAGAGTCCGGGGTTATTGACAAGACCTGTATGGTGTTCGGACAGATGAACGAGCCCCCTGGAGCACGTATGCGTGTAGGCCTGACAGGACTTACCATGGCAGAGTATTTCCGTGACAAAGGCGGAAAAGACGTGCTGCTGTTTATTGATAATATTTTCCGTTTTACCCAGGCAGGTTCCGAGGTGTCCGCACTGCTGGGACGTATGCCTTCCGCCGTAGGTTATCAGCCTACGCTGCAGACAGAAATGGGTGCTTTGCAGGAGCGTATCACTTCTACAAAGAACGGTTCCATTACTTCCGTACAGGCAGTTTATGTACCGGCGGATGACCTGACAGACCCGGCTCCCGCAACTACATTTGCCCATCTGGACGCAACTACCACATTATCCCGTTCTATTGCGGAGCTTGGTATTTACCCGGCGGTGGATCCGCTGGATTCCACCTCGCGTATTCTGGACCCCCGTGTGGTAGGACAGGAGCATTTTGAAGTGGCCCGCGGCGTGCAGGAGATTTTACAGAGATACAAGGAACTGCAGGATATCATTGCAATCCTCGGTATGGACGAGCTGTCGGAAGACGATAAGCTGGTGGTAAACCGCGCAAGAAAAGTACAGAGATTCCTGTCTCAGCCTTTCTTTGTGGCAACTCAGTTTACCGGAATGGACGGAAAATATGTGCCTATTGCAGAAACCCTCAGAGGATTTAAGGAAATTCTGGAAGGAAAACATGACGATGTTCCGGAAGGCCATTTCCTGAATGCAGGATCAATTGATGAAGTTCGCGCCCGCATGAAATAG